One Capricornis sumatraensis isolate serow.1 chromosome 8, serow.2, whole genome shotgun sequence genomic region harbors:
- the UNC45B gene encoding protein unc-45 homolog B, producing MAEAEAMQLKEEGNQHFQLQDYKAATKSYSQALKLTKDKALLATLYRNRAACGLKTESYVQAASDASRAIDINSSDIKALYRRCQALEHLGKLDQAFKDVQRCATLEPQNQSFQETLRRLNTSIQEKLRVQFSTDSRVQTMFEILLDRNSEADKLEKAANNLIVLSREGAGAERIFQNNGMALLMQLLDTKRPELMLAAVRTLSGMCSSHQARATAILHAVRIDRICSLMAVESEEMSLAVCNLLQAIIDALSGEDKQEHRGKEEALVLDSKKDLKQITNHLLDMLVSKKVSGQGRDQALNLLNKNVPRKDLAIHDNSRTIYVVDNGLRKILKVVGQVPDLPSCLPLTDNTRMLASILINKLYDDLRCDPERDHFRKICEEYITGTFDPQDTDKNVIAIQTVSGILQGPFDLGNQLLGLKGVMEMMVALCGSERETDQLVAVEALIHASTKLSRATFIITNGVSLLKEIYKTTKNEKIKIRALVGLCKLGSAGGTDYALRQFAEGSTEKLAKQCRKWLCNASIDTRTRKWAVEGLAYLTLDADVKDDFVQDIPALQAMFELAKTPDKTILYSVATTLVNCTNSYDVKEVIPELVQLAKFSKQHVPEEHPKDKKDFVDMRVKRLLKAGVTSALVCMVKADNAILTDQTKELLARVFLALCDNPKDRGTIVAQGGGKALIPLALEGTDVGKVKAAHGLAKIAAVSNPDIAFPGERVYEVVRPLVSLLNTQRDGLQNYEALLGLTNLSGRSDKLRKKIFKEKALPDIENYMFENHDQLRQAATECMCNMVVNKEVQERFLADGNDRLKLVVLLCGEDDDKLQNAAAGALAMLTASHKKLCFKMTEVTTQWLEILQRLCLHDRLSVQHRGLVIAYNLLAADAELAKKLVESELLEILTVVGKQEPDEKRAAVVQTARECLVKCMDYGFIKPVS from the exons ATGGCCGAGGCGGAAGCGATGCAGCTGAAGGAGGAGGGGAATCAGCATTTCCAGCTCCAGGACTACAAGGCTGCCACCAAGAGCTACAGCCAGGCCCTGAAGCTGACCAAGGATAAGGCCCTGCTGGCCACACTCTATCGGAACCGGGCAGCCTGTGGCCTGAAAACG GAGAGCTATGTTCAGGCGGCTTCTGATGCCTCGAGAG CCATTGATATCAACTCCTCGGACATCAAGGCTCTGTACCGGCGATGCCAGGCACTGGAGCACCTGGGCAAGCTGGACCAGGCCTTCAAGGATGTGCAGCGCTGTGCCACTCTGGAGCCACAGAACCAGAGCTTCCAGGAGACACTGAGGAGGCTCAACACCAGCATCCAGGAGAAG ctCCGTGTGCAGTTCTCCACTGATTCGAGGGTTCAGACGATGTTTGAGATTCTCCTGGACAGAAACAGTGAAGCGGATAAACTGGAGAAG GCCGCCAACAATCTCATTGTCCTCAGTCGTGAGGGAGCGGGGGCCGAAAGGATCTTCCAAAACAACGGCATGGCCCTGCTAATGCAGCTTTTGGACACGAAGAGGCCTGAGCTGATGCTGGCTGCCGTGCGGACCTTGTCGGGCATGTGCAGTAGCCACCAAGCTAGG GCCACAGCGATCCTCCACGCAGTCCGCATAGACCGAATCTGCAGCCTCATGGCGGTGGAGAGCGAGGAGATGTCTCTGGCCGTCTGCAACCTGCTGCAGGCCATCATCGACGCTCTGTCTGGCGAGGACAAGCAGGAGCATCGGGGGAAGGAAGAGGCCCTGGTTCTGG ACTCCAAGAAGGACCTGAAGCAGATCACCAACCACCTGCTCGACATGCTGGTCAGTAAGAAGGTGTCTGGCCAGGGTAGGGATCAGGCCCTGAACCTGCTCAATAAGAACGTCCCCAGGAAGGACCTCGCCATTCACGACAACTCCCGCACCATCTACGTGGTTGATAATG GCCTAAGGAAGATCCTGAAGGTGGTGGGGCAGGTCCCAGATCTGCCGTCCTGCCTGCCCCTGACTGACAACACCCGCATGCTGGCCTCGATCCTCATCAACAAGCTCTACGATGACCTGCGCTGTGACCCTGAGCGCGACCACTTCCGCAAGATCTGCGAGGAGTACATCAC GGGCACGTTTGACCCCCAGGACACGGACAAGAACGTGATTGCCATCCAGACGGTGTCGGGGATCCTGCAGGGCCCCTTTGACCTGGGCAATCAGCTGCTGGGACTGAAAGGTGTGATGGAGATGATGGTGGCGCTGTGCGGCTCGGAGCGTGAGACGGACCAGCTGGTGGCCGTGGAGGCCCTCATCCACGCCTCCACCAAGCTTAGCCGCGCCACCTTCATCATCACCAACGGTGTGTCACTGCTCAAAGAGATCTACAAGACCACCAAAAACGAGAAGATCAAGATCCGCGCACTGGTG ggaCTCTGTAAACTCGGCTCGGCGGGCGGCACAGATTACGCTCTCAGGCAGTTTGCTGAAGGCTCTACAGAAAAGCTGGCCAAACAGTGTCGCAA GTGGCTGTGCAATGCATCCATAGACACCCGGACCCGGAAATGGGCAGTGGAGGGCCTGGCCTACCTCACGCTGGACGCAGACGTGAAGGACGACTTTGTTCAGGACATCCCTGCCCTGCAGGCCATGTTCGAGCTGGCCAAG ACCCCCGACAAGACCATCCTGTACTCAGTGGCCACCACCCTGGTGAACTGCACCAACAGCTACGATGTCAAGGAGGTCATCCCCGAGCTGGTGCAGCTGGCCAAGTTCTCCAAGCAGCATGTGCCTGAGGAGCACCCCAAG GACAAGAAGGACTTCGTGGACATGCGAGTGAAGCGGCTTCTGAAGGCCGGCGTCACCTCAGCGCTGGTCTGCATGGTGAAAGCTGACAATGCCATCCTCACCGACCAGACCAAAGAGCTGCTGGCCAG GGTATTCCTGGCACTGTGTGACAACCCAAAGGACCGAGGCACCATTGTGGCTCAAGGTGGTGGTAAG GCCCTGATTCCCCTGGCTTTGGAGGGCACAGATGTGGGCAAGGTGAAGGCAGCCCACGGCCTAGCGAAGATCGCCGCGGTCTCCAACCCAGACATCGCCTTCCCCGGGGAGCGG GTGTACGAGGTGGTGCGGCCCCTCGTGAGTCTCCTGAACACACAGAGGGatggcctccagaactatgaggcTCTCCTAGGCCTCACCAACCTATCTGGGCGGAGTGACAAGCTCCG GAAGAAGATCTTTAAGGAGAAGGCCTTGCCGGACATTGAGAACTACATGTTTGAGAACCATGACCAGCTGCGGCAGGCGGCCACTGAGTGCATGTGCAACATGGTGGTGAACAAGGAG GTACAGGAGAGGTTCCTGGCCGATGGCAACGACCGGCTGAAGCTGGTGGTGCTGCTCTGTGGTGAGGATGACGACAAGCTGCAGAACGCGGCTGCGGGGGCCCTGGCCATGCTGACAGCATCGCATAAGAAACTGTGCTTCAAGATGACTGAAGTG ACAACTCAGTGGTTGGAGATTCTACAGCGGCTTTGCTTGCATGACCGGCTGTCAGTTCAACACCGGGGCCTGGTCATTGCCTACAACCTGCTGGCGGCTGATGCTGAGTTGGCCAAGAAGCTGGTGGAGAGTGAGCTGCTGGAGATCCTGACGGTGGTGGGCAAGCAAGAGCCAGACGAGAAGCGGGCAGCGGTGGTTCAGACAGCTCGGGAATGTCTTGTCAAATGCATGGATTATGGCTTCATTAAACCAGTGTCTTAG